In the genome of Zobellia nedashkovskayae, the window AACTTATCGGGACCGTTTGTTGAGACCGTTAGGTATATGTCCTATGCCTATAAATTTTTATCGGCACGTTTAAACGTGTACGTTACACCAAAATTAATTCCGAATGAAGAATACGGTACCTTTTGAGATAGCACTTTTGAAGTATCTGTGTTGGTATTCGATAAATCGTCTACATAAGTAGTTTGCTTATTAACACCATCAGGTAAGTTGTCCAACGAGTAAAAAGCACTTGAGGCAACAGTTCCATCAGGGAGAACAATATCCGTGTTAAATTCTGATAGTTCAGAATCTTTTCGCTTTAAGCTTATGCCGTAATATTCTGCCTCCGCAAAAATGCTGAAATTAGAATTTAGTTCATATTTATACCCCAGTGCACCAACAAAACCTATAGGAAAATGTCCGTGAAAATCTTCTTTATAATTAGTTTCGGAATAAGAACCCTCCGGTACTCCAAAAGCAGCTGCTTCATCCTCAGAAAAAACAGATTTACGGTACACTACAGCCTCTGTTTTTCCGCCTACTTTTAATAAAGCTCCAAAACGACCGTAAATATTATTGGTAAACCTGTACACTACAGAGGCAGATGCTCCAAAAGCACGAGCTCTAGCAATAGCATCCACATTGGTACTTGGTATATTTACCTCAGATATAGTTTGATCTGAACCATTTAAATAACCAAGCGCCAAATCTGCACCAAAGGAGTCATTAAAGAAATACGTTCCTCGTATTTGAACATTGGTACCTTCACCATAACTGCCATAAGAGTTTTCCGTTTCAGAGACATTCACTTTTTCTCCTAATTTCATAGTGGCACTCCCTAGGGCATATCCGGAACTTACTGAAACTTGTAACTGCCCATAAGATATTGTACTTATTAAAACAGCGGCACATACTGTAATTAAATGTTTCATAATAGATAATTTGAAATTTTAAAAATGATTAAATAATCGAACCTATAAGCTAATTTTTAGAAGCAATATTTACTTATGACCAGGCTTTTCTTTCTTAATTAGTAGCATGCTCCCTAGCTTATAGTTCAACCAAATTAAATTGGGTATATAAAGATACTTTTTAAAAGAAAATTCTTGCAACTACAACGGAGTTTTAACACCCAAGTTGAGCTTCATCTATGAAAACTTCTTTTATGCTGATAATTAAGCATTTTTATACCAAAAAAGTAGGAGGGAAGTGTGCATTACGCGGCATCAGGTAATACACCATATTAGTTTTGTTACTTTCTTAAAGGTTTGAAACTGATAAATAATACCGTGTAAATGAATAACAGTAATAAATACCAGGTATTAGATATTAAATCTAAATAATCTATTCTTCCTTTTGAAAAACTTAAAATCATTAAAACTTGAGCCCCGTAAGGCAACAAACCTTGAGAAATACAAGCAAAAATATCTAGAATAGAAGCTGTTTTTTTATTATCCAATTTATACTCATCATTTATAGTTTTAGCAATAGGACCTGCAATAATAATTGCCACTGTATTATTTGCAATGGCCATATTAATTGTGCTCACTAATGTTGCTATTCCAAACTGCGCCGTTTTTTGATTTTTAATGAGCTTTTTTATGTTAACCAGTATAAATTCTATACCACCATTTCTTTCAACCAAAGCAGCCAATCCTCCGGTAAGAAGAGACAGAAGAAAAATTTCTGTCATGTTTGTAAAGCCGGTATAGGCAATTTTAGTCGATTCTATTAGAGTGAAATCACCATAAACAATTCCTAAAAGACCTGCAGAAATAGAACCTAGCAGTAAGGTTACAAAGACATTTACACCCGTTATGGAAAGTATGATGACCAATAGATAGGGCATTATTTTTATAATAGAGTAACTATATACAATAGCTACAGTTTCTTTAGACTCTAAGCCCAAACCTTGAAAGACTAATATAGCAATAGTGAATAGGGCAGCGGGAACCGCAATTTTAATATTTTGTTTGAACTTATCGCTCATTTTACAACCTAAAGATTGTGTGGCCGCAATGGTGGTATCTGAAATAACCGATAAATTATCCCCAAACATACTACCACCTAAAAGCGCACCGCATAAAATAGCTAAATCAGCACCACTTTTATCTGCAAATCCAACTACAATAGGTGCTAATGCAACAATAGCTCCTACCGATGTTCCTGTTGAAACAGATAGAAAACCAGCAATAATAAAGATGCCAACATAAATATATTGAATGGCAATGTAATCTAACCCTAAGTTTACAATAGAATCTACACTACCGGTTTCATTGGTAATTGCAGCAAATGCCCCAGCTAGTAAATAGATCAAGCACATGGTTAATATTTTATCATCACCACAGCCTTTTAATAAAGTGCTTATTTTTGAATGTATAGATTGTTTGAACATCAAAAATGCCACAACAATACCTACAATTACTGCTATAGGAGCAGGTAAGGCATAGAAATCATTTTGATAAATACCAACACCTAAAAAAGTAAAAACGAATACAAATAGGGGTATTAAAGCTGAGAATTTGTGAGTACTGTTTTTTATACTTGCCATTTTACTATAATGTTTTCAAAAAAATAGCGGCAAATAAAAAGAAATATGACTTAACATTTGTTCCAATTAATTGGCTTATCTATTTAGCACCTTGCTTGTTACTGCAGGTTGCTATCTCCTTTTTTGAGATTCTTGATACTGATTTTAAGGCGGCAAAAGTAGTACATAAATCCATCTGGTATTCTTAAAAAAAGTTAATTTCTTAATAATCTAGTTTTGTCCTAGACAAGAAAAGAATGAAGAGATCATTATGAATTGCAAAAGCATAAATAATGGTCTTTAAATCCTTCTCAAGAATT includes:
- a CDS encoding outer membrane beta-barrel protein, which gives rise to MKHLITVCAAVLISTISYGQLQVSVSSGYALGSATMKLGEKVNVSETENSYGSYGEGTNVQIRGTYFFNDSFGADLALGYLNGSDQTISEVNIPSTNVDAIARARAFGASASVVYRFTNNIYGRFGALLKVGGKTEAVVYRKSVFSEDEAAAFGVPEGSYSETNYKEDFHGHFPIGFVGALGYKYELNSNFSIFAEAEYYGISLKRKDSELSEFNTDIVLPDGTVASSAFYSLDNLPDGVNKQTTYVDDLSNTNTDTSKVLSQKVPYSSFGINFGVTYTFKRADKNL
- a CDS encoding Na+/H+ antiporter NhaC family protein, producing the protein MASIKNSTHKFSALIPLFVFVFTFLGVGIYQNDFYALPAPIAVIVGIVVAFLMFKQSIHSKISTLLKGCGDDKILTMCLIYLLAGAFAAITNETGSVDSIVNLGLDYIAIQYIYVGIFIIAGFLSVSTGTSVGAIVALAPIVVGFADKSGADLAILCGALLGGSMFGDNLSVISDTTIAATQSLGCKMSDKFKQNIKIAVPAALFTIAILVFQGLGLESKETVAIVYSYSIIKIMPYLLVIILSITGVNVFVTLLLGSISAGLLGIVYGDFTLIESTKIAYTGFTNMTEIFLLSLLTGGLAALVERNGGIEFILVNIKKLIKNQKTAQFGIATLVSTINMAIANNTVAIIIAGPIAKTINDEYKLDNKKTASILDIFACISQGLLPYGAQVLMILSFSKGRIDYLDLISNTWYLLLLFIYTVLFISFKPLRK